A genomic window from Pseudomonas alcaligenes includes:
- a CDS encoding molecular chaperone → MDKQSPHLFLRAPTPARRGLSFCDASPREMKRWIAGLPKANIGETARQLYQGLIELNQLITPADNRLQLLELLRPEVHFVCNHLERHFLNQSIVLDERPRKVANLCQALQSHLASGYKQIIVEELPRFAKERPQLLTVALQRASHSLCAPLVRASQLYCPVPEGLWLELHQLYRLARQHGLQRVQVRDGLARNGQSLSQEQAYIGALLLGCARCNQLRQNGIARLAEALEHWSSLASLQPADEPHSLFVIAPQLDGPPRYKSLFGEAELHHLLGLDPHDLVDAIKEYLLLPPQELATHRLQVPEGMSLELLQHLASAWGDIAERTFQRTPGRGNLTLCIGMSALHFNLAGRRSFSELLQHPEAPRSAQFGPGGAKSGPDIWSSAFDAQRESRWEPGMPLEEIQYKSAAKNGEPGIEDKSESYPSYELSIINHSPGGYCLSWPREVPAQLQAGELLGIQDAADQPWSVAVVRWIRQVRGGGTQMGIELIAPHAQPCGVQLVRKSEQNSQYLRALLLPEIRVISRPATLITPRLPFQESHKVQINHNGEETRAILSRKQAGSGSFSQFEYRVLGEGKPPSGTSVTAAQEPGKGGEEDFDSLWKSL, encoded by the coding sequence ATGGATAAACAAAGCCCTCACCTGTTCTTGCGCGCCCCCACCCCCGCCAGGCGAGGTCTGTCGTTCTGCGATGCCAGCCCGCGGGAGATGAAGCGCTGGATCGCCGGCCTGCCCAAGGCCAATATCGGTGAAACCGCTCGCCAGCTGTACCAGGGCCTGATCGAGCTGAACCAGCTGATCACCCCGGCGGACAATCGCCTGCAGCTGCTGGAGCTGCTGCGCCCGGAAGTGCACTTCGTCTGCAACCACCTGGAACGCCACTTCCTCAACCAGTCCATCGTGCTCGACGAGCGCCCGCGCAAGGTCGCCAACCTCTGCCAGGCCCTGCAGAGCCACCTGGCCAGCGGCTACAAGCAGATCATCGTCGAAGAACTACCGCGCTTCGCCAAGGAGCGCCCGCAGCTGCTGACCGTCGCCCTGCAGCGCGCCAGCCACAGCCTGTGCGCGCCACTGGTGCGGGCCAGCCAGCTTTACTGCCCGGTTCCCGAAGGCCTCTGGCTGGAACTGCACCAGCTCTATCGCCTGGCCCGCCAGCACGGTCTGCAGCGGGTACAGGTCCGCGACGGCCTGGCCCGCAACGGCCAGAGCCTGAGCCAGGAGCAGGCCTACATCGGCGCCCTGCTGCTCGGCTGCGCGCGCTGCAACCAGCTGCGTCAGAACGGCATCGCCCGCCTGGCCGAGGCACTGGAGCACTGGAGCAGCCTGGCCAGCCTGCAGCCGGCCGACGAGCCGCACAGCCTGTTCGTCATCGCCCCGCAGCTGGATGGTCCGCCGCGCTACAAGTCGCTGTTCGGCGAGGCGGAACTGCACCACCTGCTGGGCCTCGACCCGCATGACCTGGTCGATGCCATCAAGGAATACCTCCTGCTGCCGCCACAGGAACTCGCCACGCATCGCCTGCAAGTGCCCGAGGGCATGTCGCTGGAGCTGCTGCAGCACCTGGCCTCGGCCTGGGGCGACATCGCCGAGCGCACCTTCCAGCGCACCCCGGGGCGCGGCAACCTGACCCTGTGCATTGGCATGTCGGCGCTGCACTTCAACCTGGCCGGTAGACGCAGCTTCAGCGAGCTGCTGCAGCACCCGGAAGCACCGCGCAGCGCTCAGTTCGGCCCTGGCGGAGCCAAGAGCGGGCCGGACATCTGGTCCAGCGCCTTCGACGCACAGCGCGAGAGCCGCTGGGAACCCGGCATGCCGCTGGAGGAGATCCAGTACAAGAGTGCCGCGAAGAATGGCGAGCCGGGCATCGAGGACAAGTCCGAGAGCTACCCGTCCTACGAGCTGTCGATCATCAACCACAGCCCCGGCGGCTATTGCCTGAGCTGGCCGCGGGAAGTCCCCGCGCAGCTGCAGGCCGGCGAACTGCTGGGCATCCAGGACGCCGCCGACCAACCCTGGAGCGTGGCCGTGGTGCGCTGGATTCGCCAGGTGCGCGGCGGCGGCACGCAGATGGGCATCGAGCTGATCGCTCCGCACGCTCAGCCCTGCGGCGTGCAGCTGGTGCGCAAGAGCGAGCAGAACAGCCAGTACCTGCGCGCCCTGCTGCTGCCGGAGATCCGCGTGATTTCGCGCCCGGCCACGCTGATCACTCCGCGCCTGCCGTTCCAGGAGAGCCACAAGGTACAGATCAACCACAACGGCGAGGAAACCCGCGCCATACTCAGCCGCAAACAGGCCGGCAGTGGCAGCTTCAGCCAGTTCGAATACCGCGTGCTAGGCGAAGGCAAACCGCCGAGCGGGACTTCGGTCACAGCAGCGCAGGAGCCCGGCAAAGGCGGCGAGGAAGACTTTGACTCACTCTGGAAGTCGCTGTAG
- a CDS encoding rhodanese-like domain-containing protein: MSAFSGLPLVIEPAELASRLQAPELILVDLSAAARYAEGHIPGARWVDGKRTQRGQPPAPGLLPEQTQLESLFGELGHRAEAVYVVYDDEGGGWAGRFIWLLDVIGHAQYHYLNGGLQAWLGEGRELSQAMPATVAASVALTLHDEPTASRDYLQSRLGAADLAIWDARSPAEFSGEKVLAARGGHIPGAINFEWTAGMDAQRGLRIRADMAEILESLGISKDKEVITHCQTHRRSGFTYLVAKALGYPRIKAYAGSWSEWGNLPDTPIEH, from the coding sequence ATGTCCGCCTTCTCCGGCCTGCCGCTGGTGATCGAACCGGCCGAGCTGGCCAGCCGCCTGCAGGCACCCGAGCTGATCCTGGTCGATCTCAGCGCCGCCGCCCGCTACGCCGAGGGGCATATCCCGGGCGCCCGCTGGGTCGACGGCAAGCGCACCCAGCGGGGTCAGCCGCCGGCGCCCGGCTTGCTGCCGGAACAAACCCAGCTGGAGTCGCTGTTCGGCGAACTGGGGCATCGCGCCGAAGCCGTCTACGTGGTCTACGACGACGAGGGCGGTGGCTGGGCCGGGCGCTTCATCTGGCTGCTCGACGTGATCGGCCACGCGCAGTACCACTATCTCAACGGCGGCCTGCAGGCCTGGCTGGGGGAAGGTCGCGAACTGAGCCAGGCGATGCCGGCGACGGTCGCCGCCAGTGTTGCCCTCACCCTGCACGACGAGCCCACCGCCAGCCGCGATTACCTGCAGAGCCGCCTGGGCGCGGCCGACCTGGCGATCTGGGACGCCCGCTCGCCCGCCGAGTTCAGCGGCGAGAAGGTGCTGGCAGCACGCGGCGGCCACATCCCCGGCGCCATCAACTTCGAGTGGACCGCCGGCATGGATGCGCAACGCGGCCTGCGCATCCGTGCCGACATGGCCGAGATTCTGGAGAGCCTCGGCATCAGCAAGGACAAGGAAGTGATCACCCACTGCCAGACCCATCGCCGCTCCGGCTTCACCTACCTGGTGGCCAAGGCGCTGGGCTATCCGCGGATCAAGGCCTATGCCGGCTCCTGGTCCGAATGGGGCAACCTGCCCGACACCCCGATCGAACATTGA
- the orn gene encoding oligoribonuclease has translation MPQNPNNLIWIDLEMTGLEPERDVIIEIATIVTDSDLNVLAEGPVIAVHQSDAVLAGMDEWNTRTHGESGLTRRVRESTIDTAAAEAQTIAFLEQWVPKGKSPICGNSIGQDRRFLYKYMPALEAYFHYRYLDVSTLKILAGMWAPQVRDSFQKQGTHQALDDIRESIAELRHYREHFLKV, from the coding sequence ATGCCGCAGAATCCCAACAACCTGATCTGGATCGACCTGGAAATGACCGGGCTGGAGCCGGAGCGGGACGTGATCATCGAGATCGCCACCATAGTCACCGACAGCGATCTCAATGTGCTGGCCGAAGGGCCGGTGATCGCCGTGCACCAGAGCGATGCGGTGCTGGCCGGGATGGACGAGTGGAACACCCGCACCCATGGCGAGAGCGGGCTGACCCGGCGGGTGCGCGAGAGCACCATCGACACCGCGGCGGCCGAGGCGCAGACCATCGCCTTCCTCGAGCAGTGGGTGCCCAAGGGCAAGTCGCCGATCTGCGGCAACAGCATCGGCCAGGACCGGCGCTTCCTCTACAAGTACATGCCGGCGCTGGAGGCCTACTTCCACTATCGCTACCTGGATGTGTCGACCCTGAAGATCCTCGCCGGCATGTGGGCGCCGCAGGTCAGGGACAGCTTCCAGAAGCAGGGCACCCACCAGGCGCTGGACGACATCCGCGAGTCCATCGCCGAGCTCAGGCACTACCGCGAGCACTTCCTGAAAGTGTGA
- the motA gene encoding flagellar motor stator protein MotA, producing MIKIIGILVVLGCVLGGFILSGGKFMALVHPFEVMIIGGAALGAFLQANPSSAFMTVFKKSLKMFSSRFTHAFYLEVLKLLYEILNKSRREGMMAIEADVEDPNASPIFSKYPAILKDAQMTAFICDYLRIMSSGNMAPHELENLFDMELASLKEELEHPAHAVAKVADGMPAMGIVAAVLGIVITMSILATADNAQIGEKVATALVGTFLGILASYGFFSPLAGALEHDAKEELNLYEAIKATLVASASGMPPTLAVEFGRKVLLPAHRPSFTELEQAMRGN from the coding sequence ATGATCAAGATCATCGGCATCCTGGTAGTCCTCGGCTGCGTTCTTGGCGGTTTCATTCTGTCCGGTGGCAAGTTCATGGCCCTGGTGCATCCCTTCGAGGTGATGATCATCGGCGGTGCGGCCCTCGGCGCCTTCCTCCAGGCCAACCCCAGCAGCGCCTTCATGACGGTGTTCAAGAAGTCGCTGAAGATGTTCAGCAGCCGCTTCACCCATGCCTTCTACTTGGAAGTGCTGAAGCTGCTCTACGAGATCCTCAACAAGAGCCGCCGCGAGGGCATGATGGCCATCGAGGCCGATGTCGAGGATCCCAACGCCAGCCCGATCTTCAGCAAGTACCCGGCCATCCTCAAGGATGCGCAGATGACCGCCTTCATCTGCGACTACCTGCGCATCATGTCCAGCGGCAACATGGCGCCCCATGAGCTGGAGAACCTGTTCGACATGGAGCTGGCCAGCCTCAAGGAAGAGCTGGAGCACCCGGCCCACGCGGTGGCCAAGGTCGCCGACGGCATGCCGGCCATGGGTATCGTGGCGGCGGTGCTGGGCATCGTGATCACCATGTCGATCCTCGCCACCGCCGACAACGCGCAGATCGGCGAGAAGGTGGCCACTGCGCTGGTCGGCACCTTCCTCGGCATTCTCGCCTCCTACGGCTTCTTCTCGCCGCTGGCGGGAGCCCTGGAGCACGATGCCAAGGAAGAGCTCAATCTGTACGAGGCGATCAAGGCCACCCTGGTCGCTTCCGCCTCCGGCATGCCGCCGACCCTGGCCGTGGAGTTTGGTCGCAAGGTCCTGCTGCCGGCGCACCGGCCGAGCTTTACCGAGCTCGAGCAGGCCATGCGTGGCAACTGA
- a CDS encoding class I SAM-dependent methyltransferase gives MLEHLRSRYPALLALLAQLLALAGVAALLLAPARLDGWRPTIAQAALAQGMLAAALGHWLGLRRWWLLLNLAFVPGLLALHSRQWPAWWFLAAFVLLLLVNWNSWRERVPLYLSGARTRQRLSERLARLPADFRFVDLGCGLGGALVQLARDYPRARLVGVETAPLVFALAWLRCLPYRNCRVRYRSLWLEPLGGYDAVYCFLSPAPMARLWTKARAEMRPGSLLVSNSFDIPGVPADEVIELHDWRASRLLLWRL, from the coding sequence ATGCTCGAACACCTGCGCTCCCGCTACCCGGCACTGCTCGCCCTGCTGGCCCAGCTCCTGGCCCTGGCCGGGGTGGCGGCGTTGCTGCTGGCCCCGGCGCGCCTCGACGGCTGGCGCCCGACGATCGCCCAGGCGGCCCTGGCCCAGGGCATGCTGGCCGCGGCGCTGGGACATTGGCTGGGGCTGCGCCGCTGGTGGTTGCTGCTGAACCTGGCGTTCGTCCCCGGCCTGCTGGCGCTGCACAGCCGGCAGTGGCCGGCCTGGTGGTTCCTCGCCGCCTTCGTGCTGCTGCTGCTGGTCAACTGGAACAGCTGGCGCGAGCGGGTGCCGCTCTATCTCAGCGGGGCGCGTACGCGCCAGCGCCTGAGCGAGCGCCTGGCCAGGCTGCCGGCGGATTTCCGCTTCGTCGACCTGGGCTGCGGCCTGGGCGGTGCCCTGGTGCAGCTGGCGCGCGACTACCCGCGGGCGCGCCTGGTCGGGGTGGAAACCGCGCCGCTGGTGTTTGCGCTGGCCTGGTTGCGCTGCCTGCCGTACCGCAACTGCCGGGTACGCTACCGCAGCCTGTGGCTCGAGCCGCTGGGCGGCTACGACGCGGTCTACTGCTTCCTCTCCCCGGCGCCCATGGCGAGGCTCTGGACCAAGGCCAGGGCCGAGATGCGCCCGGGCAGCCTGCTGGTCAGCAACAGCTTCGACATCCCCGGCGTGCCGGCTGACGAGGTGATCGAGCTGCACGACTGGCGCGCGTCGCGGCTGCTGCTCTGGCGGCTGTGA
- the motB gene encoding flagellar motor protein MotB, whose amino-acid sequence MENNQPILVKRVKKVAGGHHGGAWKIAFADFATAMMAFFLVMWLMSSATPEQKKAISGYFQDPIGFTESASPYVIDLGGTPTPAPDRTLNPEIKDAPDAQEAAVDSQDDKVEVDAQQAESLAEQIERERLELLLQELQTKVEENPELQKFKDQILFEITQDGLRIQIMDAENRPMFALGSARLQPYFEDILLILAETIKAVPNKISVSGHTDAKPFVGDGEFGNWELSANRANAARRTLVAGGYPDERVARVVGYASSALFDRNDPFNPVNRRIDIIVLTKKAQRAIEGEQDGDGQGESTEPPAPVESRVPTEVVAPGSVPTAPDEPAQPEELRQRLNIFEDGALQFDQPQE is encoded by the coding sequence ATGGAGAACAACCAGCCGATTCTGGTCAAGCGGGTCAAGAAGGTTGCCGGCGGCCACCATGGCGGCGCCTGGAAGATTGCCTTCGCCGACTTCGCCACAGCCATGATGGCGTTCTTCCTGGTGATGTGGCTGATGTCCTCGGCCACGCCCGAACAGAAGAAGGCCATCTCCGGCTACTTCCAGGATCCGATCGGCTTTACCGAGAGTGCCAGCCCCTACGTCATCGACCTGGGCGGTACGCCCACCCCGGCCCCCGATCGCACCCTCAATCCGGAAATCAAGGATGCGCCGGATGCCCAGGAAGCGGCAGTCGACTCGCAGGACGACAAGGTCGAGGTCGATGCGCAGCAGGCTGAAAGCCTGGCCGAGCAGATCGAGCGCGAGCGCCTGGAGCTGCTGCTGCAGGAACTGCAGACCAAGGTCGAGGAAAATCCCGAGCTGCAGAAATTCAAGGACCAGATTCTCTTCGAGATCACCCAGGACGGCCTGCGCATCCAGATCATGGATGCCGAGAACCGGCCCATGTTCGCCCTCGGCAGCGCGCGCCTGCAGCCCTATTTCGAGGACATCCTGCTGATCCTCGCGGAAACCATCAAGGCGGTGCCGAACAAGATCAGCGTCAGCGGCCACACCGATGCCAAGCCCTTCGTTGGCGATGGCGAGTTCGGCAACTGGGAGCTCTCGGCCAACCGCGCCAACGCCGCGCGGCGCACCCTGGTGGCCGGCGGCTACCCGGACGAGCGGGTGGCACGGGTGGTGGGCTACGCCTCCTCGGCGCTGTTCGATCGCAACGATCCGTTCAACCCGGTGAACCGGCGCATCGACATCATCGTCCTGACCAAGAAGGCCCAGCGTGCCATCGAGGGCGAGCAGGATGGCGATGGCCAGGGAGAATCCACAGAGCCGCCGGCCCCCGTCGAGTCGCGTGTGCCTACCGAGGTGGTGGCGCCGGGTTCGGTCCCGACGGCGCCCGACGAGCCGGCACAGCCGGAGGAGCTGCGCCAGCGCCTGAACATCTTCGAGGATGGCGCCCTGCAGTTCGACCAGCCGCAGGAATAA
- a CDS encoding HDOD domain-containing protein gives MPISASRPRSLDAWLKQLDEVRLPVARHHHETVRRTLQDGRKSLRDIAEQMQHSPAIALAMLREANRSAGSFGEPAESLEMALNRLGLKRAEALLEQLPLLDEAQIPLPLRQLQLISLHASQQASGLFAGRLARLWQEIHWGSLLFLAPLWPLVAAHPELFEAWERRVLGCGEPAPKVERELLGTPLLALCLALARQWRLPDWIIRGYRLLVEDRRLLVKALHIARDNQHPLHQQQMLDADPPLRRWLTQPGNSILLANGLALSSHHNWSCEHHLRWQRLTGLYLQLALPELQQLVHQQAAQSARLHDRGELWHPAEALLWPWDACRLKHLAPPAAPKPAANPQLEQWKQHCARLLAQPSSFANVLQLTDCASQALQAGGMQRVLILLADRTHSRLLAQQAAGLPAAAAQLRLEPAQSQVLRRLLAEPGQLRLSPANLAQVSALLPGSLKALFSGEHLILRSLASNGRVVMLLVADQGGGDIGAAAAQVFGKTVQCIERALATFARRGA, from the coding sequence ATGCCCATATCCGCAAGCCGTCCTCGCAGTCTCGACGCCTGGCTCAAGCAGCTGGACGAGGTGCGCCTGCCCGTCGCCCGCCACCACCACGAGACCGTGCGCCGCACCCTGCAGGACGGCCGCAAGTCGCTGCGCGACATCGCCGAGCAGATGCAGCACAGCCCGGCCATCGCCCTGGCCATGCTGCGCGAGGCCAACCGCAGCGCCGGGAGTTTCGGCGAACCGGCGGAAAGCCTGGAGATGGCCCTCAACCGCCTCGGCCTGAAGCGTGCGGAAGCCCTGCTGGAGCAGCTGCCGTTGCTGGACGAGGCGCAGATACCCCTGCCGCTGCGCCAACTGCAACTGATCAGCCTGCATGCTTCGCAGCAGGCCAGCGGCCTGTTCGCCGGGCGCCTGGCGCGCCTGTGGCAGGAAATCCACTGGGGCAGCCTGCTGTTTCTCGCCCCGCTGTGGCCGCTGGTGGCGGCCCATCCCGAGCTGTTCGAGGCCTGGGAACGCCGCGTCCTGGGTTGCGGCGAGCCGGCGCCCAAGGTCGAACGCGAACTGCTCGGCACACCGCTGCTGGCGCTGTGCCTGGCGCTGGCCCGGCAGTGGCGCCTGCCCGACTGGATCATCCGGGGTTATCGCCTGCTGGTCGAGGACCGGCGCCTGCTGGTCAAGGCCTTGCACATCGCCCGCGACAACCAGCACCCGCTGCACCAGCAGCAGATGCTCGACGCCGACCCACCGCTGCGCCGCTGGCTGACCCAGCCGGGCAACAGCATCCTGCTGGCGAACGGCCTGGCCCTGTCCAGCCATCACAACTGGAGCTGCGAGCACCATCTGCGCTGGCAGCGCCTGACCGGACTCTACCTGCAGCTGGCCCTGCCGGAACTGCAGCAACTGGTGCATCAGCAGGCCGCACAGAGCGCGCGCCTGCATGATCGGGGCGAGCTGTGGCACCCGGCCGAAGCGCTGCTGTGGCCCTGGGATGCCTGCCGCCTGAAGCACCTGGCTCCGCCTGCGGCGCCCAAGCCTGCGGCGAATCCACAGCTGGAGCAGTGGAAACAGCATTGCGCACGCCTGCTGGCCCAGCCCTCGTCCTTTGCCAACGTACTGCAGCTGACCGACTGCGCCAGCCAGGCCCTGCAGGCCGGCGGCATGCAGCGCGTGCTGATCCTGCTGGCCGACCGCACGCACAGCCGCCTGCTGGCCCAGCAGGCGGCCGGCCTGCCCGCAGCGGCGGCGCAGCTGCGCCTGGAGCCGGCGCAGAGCCAGGTACTGCGCCGCCTGCTGGCCGAACCCGGACAGCTGCGCCTGAGCCCGGCCAACCTGGCCCAGGTCTCCGCCCTGCTGCCGGGCAGCCTCAAGGCGCTGTTCAGCGGCGAACACCTGATCCTGCGTTCGCTGGCCAGCAACGGCCGGGTGGTGATGCTGCTGGTCGCCGACCAGGGCGGCGGCGACATCGGCGCCGCGGCGGCACAGGTGTTCGGCAAGACCGTGCAATGCATCGAGCGCGCCCTGGCCACCTTCGCCCGCCGCGGCGCCTGA
- the queG gene encoding tRNA epoxyqueuosine(34) reductase QueG, with protein MSDSLPDLAQLAQSIKDWGRELGFQQVGITGIELGEHGAHLQRWLEAGYQGEMDYMAAHGSKRSHPDELVPGTLRVVSLRMDYLPGDTRMAERLAEPESAYVSRYALGRDYHKLVRKRLQQLAERIQSAIGPFGYRAFVDSAPVLEKAIAEQAGLGWIGKNTLVINRKAGSWFFLGELFVDIPLPLDAPHGSEHCGRCSACLDICPTQAFVGPYVLDARRCISYLTIELKGPIPEELRAPIGNRVFGCDDCQIVCPWNRFARPTEQSDFRPRHGLDSGGLAELFLWSEEEFLARTEGSPLRRAGYERWLRNLAVGLGNAPSTIPVLEALQARREHPSALVREHVEWALARHEKGPR; from the coding sequence ATGTCCGACTCCCTCCCCGATCTCGCGCAACTGGCGCAGTCCATCAAGGACTGGGGCCGCGAGCTGGGCTTCCAGCAGGTGGGCATCACCGGGATCGAGCTGGGCGAGCACGGGGCGCACCTGCAGCGCTGGCTGGAGGCCGGCTACCAGGGCGAGATGGACTACATGGCCGCCCATGGCTCGAAACGCTCGCACCCCGATGAACTGGTGCCCGGCACATTGCGGGTGGTGTCGCTGCGCATGGACTACCTGCCCGGCGATACCCGGATGGCCGAGCGCCTGGCCGAACCGGAAAGCGCCTACGTGTCGCGCTACGCCCTGGGCCGCGACTACCACAAGCTGGTGCGCAAGCGCCTGCAGCAGCTGGCCGAACGCATCCAGAGCGCCATAGGCCCGTTCGGCTACCGCGCCTTCGTCGACAGCGCGCCGGTGCTGGAGAAGGCTATCGCCGAGCAAGCCGGCCTCGGCTGGATCGGCAAGAACACCCTGGTCATCAACCGCAAGGCCGGCAGCTGGTTCTTCCTCGGCGAGCTGTTCGTCGATATCCCGCTGCCGCTGGATGCGCCGCACGGCAGCGAGCACTGCGGGCGCTGCTCGGCCTGCCTGGACATCTGCCCGACCCAGGCCTTCGTCGGCCCCTATGTGCTGGACGCGCGGCGCTGCATCTCGTATCTCACCATCGAGCTCAAGGGACCGATCCCCGAGGAGCTGCGCGCGCCGATCGGCAACCGCGTGTTCGGCTGTGACGATTGCCAGATCGTCTGCCCGTGGAACCGCTTCGCCCGCCCCACCGAGCAGTCCGACTTCCGGCCGCGCCACGGCCTGGACAGCGGCGGCCTGGCCGAGCTGTTCCTGTGGAGCGAAGAGGAATTCCTGGCCCGCACCGAAGGCTCGCCGCTACGTCGCGCCGGCTACGAGCGCTGGTTGCGCAACCTGGCCGTGGGCCTGGGCAATGCACCCTCGACCATCCCGGTGCTCGAAGCCCTGCAGGCGAGGCGCGAGCATCCGTCCGCCCTGGTGCGCGAACATGTCGAGTGGGCGCTGGCGCGCCATGAAAAAGGCCCGCGCTAG
- the rsgA gene encoding small ribosomal subunit biogenesis GTPase RsgA, with product MAKRQLTRRQSWRIEKVQEERAARAAKRESRLLEELEGGDLGPEQTGLVIAHFGVQVEVEALEGELIGQIQRCHLRANLPALVTGDRVVWRAGNQGHGVIVAQLPRTSELCRPDMRGQLKPVAANVDQIVIVFAPLPHPHANLIDRYLIAAEHAGIKPLLLLNKADLIYDENAPHVEGLIATYRQLGYELLEVSARQGGGMELLQARLDGHVSVFVGQSGVGKSSLVNSLLPGVDTRVGELSEVTGKGTHTTTTARLFHFPGGGELIDSPGIREFGLGHVSRADVEDGFIEFRDLLGTCRFRDCKHDREPGCALLQALEDGRIQPQRMASYRHILASLPEPEY from the coding sequence ATGGCCAAACGCCAGTTGACCCGCCGCCAGAGCTGGCGCATCGAGAAAGTACAGGAAGAGCGCGCCGCCCGTGCGGCCAAGCGCGAGTCGCGCCTGCTCGAGGAGCTGGAAGGTGGCGACCTCGGGCCCGAGCAGACCGGCCTGGTGATCGCCCACTTCGGCGTGCAGGTCGAGGTCGAGGCGCTGGAAGGCGAGCTGATCGGGCAGATCCAGCGCTGCCACCTGCGCGCCAACCTGCCGGCGCTGGTCACCGGCGACCGGGTGGTGTGGCGCGCCGGCAACCAGGGCCACGGCGTGATCGTCGCGCAGCTGCCGCGCACCTCGGAGCTGTGCCGCCCGGACATGCGCGGCCAGCTCAAGCCGGTGGCGGCCAACGTCGACCAGATCGTCATCGTCTTCGCCCCGCTGCCGCACCCGCACGCCAACCTGATCGACCGCTACCTGATCGCCGCCGAACACGCCGGCATCAAGCCACTGCTGCTGCTGAACAAGGCCGACCTGATCTACGACGAGAACGCCCCGCACGTGGAGGGACTGATCGCCACCTACCGCCAGCTCGGCTACGAGCTGCTGGAAGTCTCGGCCCGCCAGGGCGGCGGCATGGAGCTGCTGCAGGCACGCCTGGACGGCCATGTCAGCGTGTTCGTCGGCCAGTCCGGGGTGGGCAAGTCGTCGCTGGTCAACAGCCTGCTGCCGGGAGTGGACACCCGCGTCGGCGAGCTGTCGGAGGTCACCGGCAAGGGCACCCATACCACCACCACGGCGCGCCTGTTCCACTTCCCCGGCGGCGGCGAGCTGATCGACTCGCCCGGCATCCGCGAGTTCGGCCTGGGCCATGTCAGCCGGGCCGACGTGGAGGACGGTTTCATCGAGTTCCGCGACCTGCTCGGCACCTGCCGCTTCCGCGACTGCAAGCACGACCGCGAGCCCGGCTGCGCCCTGCTGCAGGCCCTGGAAGACGGGCGCATCCAGCCGCAGCGCATGGCCAGCTACCGGCACATCCTGGCCAGCCTGCCCGAGCCGGAATACTGA
- the asd gene encoding archaetidylserine decarboxylase (Phosphatidylserine decarboxylase is synthesized as a single chain precursor. Generation of the pyruvoyl active site from a Ser is coupled to cleavage of a Gly-Ser bond between the larger (beta) and smaller (alpha chains). It is an integral membrane protein.), whose product MKERLFILSQYLLPHHLLSRLIGCAAECRAAWFKDRLIGWFARQYQVNMAEAQVEDLTAYEHFNAFFTRALKDGARPLDEAPGAILCPADGAVSQLGPIEQGRCFQAKGHSFSVLELLGGDAERAAPFMGGDFATIYLSPKDYHRVHMPLAGTLREMVYVPGRLFSVNQTTAENVPELFARNERVVCLFDTERGPMAMVLVGAMIVASIETVWAGLVTPPKRELKTTRYDEAARAAIELAKGGELGRFKLGSTAIVLFGPQQVQWAEGLAAGSPVRMGQALALPRSA is encoded by the coding sequence ATGAAAGAGCGCCTGTTTATCCTCAGCCAGTACCTGCTGCCGCACCACCTGCTGTCGCGCCTGATCGGCTGCGCCGCCGAGTGCCGTGCCGCCTGGTTCAAGGATCGCCTGATCGGCTGGTTCGCCAGGCAGTACCAGGTGAACATGGCCGAGGCCCAGGTCGAGGACCTGACCGCCTACGAGCACTTCAACGCCTTTTTCACCCGTGCCCTGAAGGACGGTGCCCGCCCGCTGGATGAAGCCCCCGGCGCCATCCTCTGCCCGGCCGACGGCGCGGTCAGCCAGCTCGGCCCGATCGAACAAGGCCGCTGCTTCCAGGCCAAGGGCCACAGCTTCAGCGTGCTGGAACTGCTCGGCGGCGATGCCGAGCGCGCGGCGCCCTTCATGGGCGGCGACTTCGCCACCATCTACCTGTCGCCCAAGGACTACCACCGCGTGCACATGCCGCTGGCCGGCACCCTGAGGGAAATGGTCTATGTGCCGGGCCGGCTGTTCTCGGTCAACCAGACCACCGCGGAGAACGTGCCCGAGTTGTTCGCCCGCAACGAGCGAGTGGTCTGCCTGTTCGACACCGAGCGCGGGCCGATGGCCATGGTGCTGGTCGGCGCCATGATAGTGGCCAGCATCGAGACGGTCTGGGCCGGCCTGGTCACGCCGCCCAAGCGCGAACTGAAGACCACCCGCTACGACGAGGCTGCCCGCGCCGCCATCGAGCTGGCCAAGGGTGGCGAGCTGGGCCGCTTCAAGCTGGGCTCCACCGCTATCGTGCTGTTCGGCCCACAGCAGGTGCAATGGGCCGAGGGCCTCGCTGCCGGCAGCCCGGTACGCATGGGCCAGGCCCTGGCACTGCCGCGCAGCGCCTGA